The following proteins are co-located in the Aquarana catesbeiana isolate 2022-GZ linkage group LG02, ASM4218655v1, whole genome shotgun sequence genome:
- the SMIM12 gene encoding small integral membrane protein 12 → MWPVILTAARTYAPYITFPVALVVGAVGYHLEWFIRGTPQQTKEEQSILEKREERILQEAAGRDLTQVTSLKEKLEFTPKAALNRNRPEKS, encoded by the coding sequence ATGTGGCCTGTGATATTGACTGCAGCAAGGACGTATGCTCCATACATTACCTTCCCAGTGGCACTCGTGGTGGGAGCGGTGGGATATCACTTGGAATGGTTTATTCGTGGAACCCCACAACAGACTAAAGAAGAGCAGAGCATTttagaaaaaagagaggaaagaaTCCTACAGGAGGCTGCAGGACGGGATCTCACTCAAGTCACCAGTCTGAAGGAAAAACTGGAATTTACACCCAAAGCTGCCCTTAATCGCAATCGACCAGAAAAAAGCTAA